DNA sequence from the Trueperaceae bacterium genome:
AGGTTGTTCGCCAGCTGGATGCGGACCTGACCCTGTTGCGCTTCGGGGAAGACGTCCACGATGCGGTCGACCGCTTCCGCGGCGGTGTTCGTGTGCAGCGTCCCGAGCACCAGGTGGCCCGTCTCCGCCGCGGTGACGGCCGCCCCGACCGTCTCGTGGTCGCGCATCTCGCCGACCAGGATGACGTCGGGCGCCTGCCGGAGGACGCTGCGGAGGGCGGCGTGGAAGTCGGCGGTGTCCTCCCCGACCTCGCGCTGGTTGACGACCGAGCGCTTGTGGGTGTGGAAGAACTCGATCGGGTCCTCGACGGTGACGACGTGCTTCGCCGATTCCTCGTTGATCAGGTCGATCATCGTCGCCAGCGTCGTCGATTTGCCCGATCCGGTCGGGCCGGTCACGAGCACCAACCCGCGGGGGAGGCGCGCGACGTCGGCGATCTCGGGGGGGAGCCCCAGCTCCGCGAAGGGGGTGACCTCGTCGTGGATGGTGCGCAGCACCCCGCCGACCGACCCGCGCTGCTGGAAGACGTTCACGCGGTAGCGCCCCTCGCCCGACAGGCTGAAGGAGAAGTCGAGGTCCTTGGTTTCCTCGAAGCGCTTCTGTTGCTTCTCCGTCATGATGCCGTACATCAGGCGGCGGGTGTCGACCGGCGAAAGCACGTCGTGCTCGGTGTCGGTCCACGCGCCGTCGATCTTCAGCATCGGCGACAGCCCGACCGTGATCAACAGGTCGGAGGCCCCTTCGTCCATCGCTTGGCGCAGCAGGTCGACCATGTCGACCGACGCGTGGGGGGTGGCAACGTCGCTCATGAACGCCTTTCCGTACCGGCCGGCGCCCCGCTCACTCCGCGGTGCGGGCCAGCACCTCCTCGAGGGTGGTGACGCCCCGGAGGGCCTTCGCGATCCCGTCCTCCCGGAGCGTGTGCATGCCGTGCTCGACCGCGAGATCGTGCAGTTCCTGCGCCGACGCCTCCCGCACGATGGCCGCCTCGACGTCGTCGTCCACGATCAACAACTCGTGAATGGCGGTGCGGCCGTCGTACCCGGTCCCGTCGCACGCTTCGCAGCCGACCCCGCGGCGGAGGGCGTGCCCCTCGACGGCGGCCTCGTCGAGCCCCAAGCGACGGACGACGTCCGGGTCGGGCGTGTAGGCGACGCTGCACTTCGTGCAGACCTTGCGCACGAGGCGTTGCGCCAGGACGCCGATCAACGACGCGGAGACGTTGAACGGTTCGATCCCCATCTCCTGCAGGCGGGTGATCGCGCCCGCCGCGTCGTTCGTGTGCAGCGTCGCGATCAACAGGTGGCCGGTGAGCGCCGCCTCCATGGAGATCTTCGCGGTCTCGTGGTCGCGGATCTCGCCGACCATGATGATGTCGGGGTCCTGCCGCAGGAACGACCGCAACGCCCGCGCGAAGTCGAGGCCGGCCTTGACGTTGACCTGCGTCTGGTTGATGCCGGGGATCTCGTACTCGACGGGATCCTCGACGGTGGAGACGTTCACGTCGGGCGTCGCGATGCGTTTGAGGATGCTGAAGCTCGTGAACGACTTGCCCGACCCGGTCGGGCCGGTGATCAGGAACATCCCGTAGGGTTTGCGGATGACGTCCTCGAAGCGGGCGAACACGTCGTCGGCGAAGCCGAGCTTCTCGATCTCGGGAATCGACGTCGCCTTCTTCAGCAGTCGCATGACCGCCTTCTCGCCGTACACCGTCGGGAGGGTCGAGAGGCGCAGGTCGGTCTCTGTACTGCGGTCCCGGAAGCGAACCCGTCCGTCCTGCGGGAGGCGGCGTTCGGCGATGTTGAGGCCCCCCATGATCTTGATGCGCGCGATCAGGGCGCCCGCCGTCGCCTTGGGCATCGTCATGTACTCGCGGAGCGTGCCGTCCTTGCGGACGCGGACCTTCACCGATTCGGGCCTCGGTTCGACGTGGATGTCGGAGAAGTCGTTCAGGATCGCTTCGCGAATGAGGTTGTTGACGACCTTGACGAGGGCGTTCTCGTCGATGGCGCTGTCCGGCGCTTCGCGTTCCTCCTGCGCGCTACCGACCTCCTCGAGCAGGGCCGAGGCGAGCTCGTCCATGTCGGCGTCGCTGCGATAGAAGCGGTTGAGGAGCCGCGCGAGGGTGTCCTCCGTCGCGACGGCCGGACGGATCTCCTTGCCGGTGACGAGGCGCAAATCGTCGAGCGCGAACACGTGCCGGGGGTCCTTCATCGCGACGACGAGCACGTCGTCGTCGAGGTGCAGCGGCATCGCCTGGTAGCGGCGCGCGGTCGCTTCGGGCACCAGACTCACGGCGTACGGGTCGACCTGCACGTCGTCGCCGACGAACGTGTAGCCGAGCTGCATCGCCAGGCTCTGGGCGAGCGCCTCGGGCTCCATCTTGCCGGACTCCACGAGGGTGTCCTCGAGGTCCCCGCCGCCGGCGCGTTGCTGGTTCAGGGCGGCGTCGACGTCGGCGCGGGCGACGAAGCCGAGGTCGACCAGGATCTCCCCGAGCGGCTTGACGCCGTCCAGATCCGCCTGCGTCTCGAGCGCCCGACGCAGTTGGTCGCGGCGGAGTTTCTTGGCGAGCAACAGCGTGTCCCCGAGCCGCCCCGTGTCGTCGGCGTACAGGTCGTCGATCCGCGTCCGCACGGCGCTGGCGGGCGCGACCACGAAGCGCGCTTCGCCGGGCAGGATCGCCGCGACGTCGGCGCGGTGGTGGGGGTCGCTCAACGCCACGGTGACGACGCCGTCCTCCTCGCGGACGGGGACGGCGTCGAACTGCACCGCGTCGAGCCGCAACAGCGTCCGCGTCAGGCGTTCGTCGTCGTCCGCGTCGCGCAGGTCGGCGGTGAACGGGAGGTCCGCCTGTTCCGCCAGCAACTGCGCGAGCTGCACCTCGTCGATCGCGCCGTCGTCCAACAGTTGCCGCCCGAGGCGGGCGCCGGTACGTTTCTGGGCCTGGATGGCGTCGTCGAGCTGCGCCTGGGTCGTGAAGCCGTGCTCGACGGCGCGCGCCCCGAGCCGCCCCCCGACGTCCCGCGCGACGTGCTCGGGCGGCTCGAGGCCGAGGTCGGGGTAGTGCGTCGCGAGCGCCCAATCCACCTCCTCCCCGAGCGCCTGGAAGCGCTCGACGACGCAGCCCGAGGCGTCCTCGACCGCTTCGACCGCGAGCATGTCGAGCGGGTCGCGGAACGCGACGCGGAGGTGGTGGTCGCGGCGCGCGAACGGGATCGCGCCGAGGCGGAACGCCACGTCGCTGGGGAGGGACGCGATCGCGTCCGCTTCGACGTCGATGCGCGGCAGCGCGACCCGGGGGACGCCTAGGGCGTGCTCGATGGCGTGCGCGATGCGTTCTTCGCTGACGACCCCGAGGTGCACGAGCGCGTCGGCGAGACGTTCGCCGCTCGCGTCGCTGCGCTCCATCGCCTCCTGCAGGGCGGCGTCGGTGACGTCGCCGCGCTCCAGCAAGACCGCTCCGAGGCGTTTATCCGCGACGCTGAGCGACGCCATCCGCAGGCCCCCCTTCGCGGTCGCCGGCGGACGCGGGGCGCCGATCGGGCCGCCGATCGAGCCGCCGCTCGAGGCGGCGCAGCAGGCGGGTGTGGGGAAGGCCCCCGTCGGACAGGGGCGTGAGCTGGACCGTGCGGAGGCCGGCGAGGTGCGCGCCGAGCACGTCGGTGAACCACTGGTCCCCCACCATCACCACCCGGTGGGGCGGCAACCCCAACCGCCGCGCCGCCCGCCGGAACGCACCCGGCCACGGTTTCCCCGCCAACGAGGTGGCGGGGATGCCGACGTGGGCGGCGACCCGGGCGACCCGGTCCGGCGCGCCGTTCGAGACGCCGGCCACGCGCACCCCCCGCGCGCGGGCGTCGTGCACCCACGCGGCGACCGCGGCGTCGGGCACGTCCACGCCGGCGGGGACGAGCGTCTCGTCGACGTCCAGCAGGACGCCCGCGACGTCGAGTCCGGCGAGCCGGTCGGCGTCGAGGTCGACGAGGCCCCCGAGGCGCAGGTCGGGTGCGCGCCGGGCGGAGGGCGTGGGGTCGGGCGTCGTCGTCACGAATCCACGATAGCAGCCGAACTTCCGAGCGCCTCGTGCAGGAGCGGAACGAACGCGTCGGGATCGTCGATCCACGGGTAGTGGCCGGCGTCGACCAGGCCGGTGGTCGCGTCCGGCCGCCGGACGAGGCCGGCCTCCGCCTGGTCGGGCACGGTCGTGCCGTCCTGCCGGCCGAACAGCGCGACGGGGGCGGTCGTCAGGTCCGCCAGGTCCGCCAGCACGTCGGCGTGCCAGACGTCCTCGGGGGCGTCGGCCCGCTGCGGCCCGAACTGCGCGACGGCGTCGACGTGCTCGAGGCGCATGCGGGTCGTGGGGAGGGGGAACTCGAGGTCGTCGAACAGTTGTTTGGGGGCGATCAGGTCGTACGCCCGCTCCGACAGCGCGTCGGGATCGAGCGCGTCGGGGGGCAGCTCCCCCTGCGCCGCCAGGGTCGCTTCGTCGGGCAGCGCCTCGTCGGGGGCGCCGGCCAGCGTCGCGGCGCGGCGTTGCAGCGTGCGGGCGAGGAGCGGCATCGAGAACCAGGGGTTGATCAGGACCACCCGCGCGACGCGTTCGGGGTGGAGGCGTGCGGCGCGCAACGCCGGGATCGCCCCGAACCCGTGCGCGAGGAGGGTGGCGGCGGGGAGGCGCAACGCGTCGAGGGTCGTGGCGACGTCGCCGGCGAGGTCGTCGACGCGGAACGGCCCGCCGGCGTAGCTGCGGCCGCCCCCCCGCTGGTCGGCGTACACGACGCGGAACCCCTCGAGTTCGTCGCCCATCAGGTCGCGGAAGCTGAAGGCGCTGTAGCCGGGCCCGCCGTGCAGGTAGTACAGGACCGGCGCCTCCTGCGGACCGACCTGCTCGACGTAGAGGTCCGCGTCCTTCGTTTGGATGGTGATGGGCGCGTCGATCCAGTCGCCGCTCACGCCGCCCCCTCGCCGGCGTCGAGGAACGTCCAGGCGCGCACGTCGCGCCGCCCCGCGTCGTGGTCGGCGCGGTGCGCCGCGAGGTGGGCGGCGGCGTCGCCCGGGGGGAGGGCGTCGGCGGCGAACGGGTCGCCGTCGACGACCAGGAGCCAGGTGTCGGGCGCGTCCCGACCGCGCAGCAGGCGGGCGGGCGTCCCGCGCTCGGCGAGGGCGTCGCGCACCGTCGCGAGGACGTCGCGCGCGCCGGGGTCGCGGCGTTCAAGGAAGGTCACGAGGGAGCCGGTCGTCATGCCGAGAGGGTAGCCGACCGACGGGAGGGTGCGTGGTACCCTAGACAAGCGCCGGTGGCTCGGCGCGCGAGGAGGCGGACGATGGACCGGCGCACGCCTGGCCCCGACACGACCCCCGACGCGACCGCCGACGCGCGGTCCGATGCGCCCCGCGAGCCCGGCGCCCCCCGCCGCCCCAAACGCCGCGTCCTCACCGACCTGCAGCCCCACGTCAAGGAGGGCCGCTACCGTCTCGGGCGTCACGCCGTGCGGCACGCGGCCAGCGAAGGCTTCACCGAACGCGACGTCGTCGCGACGATCCTGCACGGTCGCGAGCTGGTGCGCTACCTCGAGGACGAACGCCTGCTCGTGCTCGGGTGGATCCCCGCCAGCCGCGACGTGAAGGTGCCGCTCCACGTCGTGCTCGAGTTCGCCACCCCCCGTTTCGTGGACGTCGTGACCGCCTTCATCCCGCGCGACCCGCACCGCGCGCCGTCCCGCGCGCGCCTGGCGGAGGTCCTGCGGTACGACGCTCACGAACCCGAGGTGGAACGCACCGGACCGTCCGGCAGTCGGTAGACCGCCCGCGCGTTCGCATCCAACGCCGGCTCCAGCGTCGCCAGCGGCTCGCCGCGCACGTCGGCCAACACCTGCGCGGTGTGGCGCACCCACGCCGGGCGGTTGCGTTCGCCGCGGTGCGGGACGGGCGCCAGGAACGGCGCGTCGGTCTCGACCAACAGCCGCTCGCGCGGGATGCGCGCGGCGACCTCGCGCAGGCGGTGGGCGCTCTTGTACGTCAGGTTCCCGGCGAACGACACCCACCACCCGGCGGCCAGCCCCACCTCGAGGAGGGCGTCGCTCCCCCCGAAACAGTGCAGGATGCCCGGCACGTCCGGCGTCGCGCGAAGCGCCGCCGCGGCGGCGTCCGACGCGTCGTGGCCCCCCTGCCGGTCGCGGACGTGCAGCACCAGCGGTTTCCCGGTCGCGCGGGCCCAGGTGGCGTGCACGTCGAAGGCGCGCCGTTGCGCGTCCAGGGTCTCGTCGTCCCAGTGGTCGTCGAAGCCCGTCTCGCCGATCGCGACGACGCGGGGGTGCTCCAGGAGCGCCTCCAGGCCGCTGCGCTGCGCGGGGTCCTGCATCGCGGACGCCTCGTTCGGGTGCAGGCCGACGGCGGCGAAGACGCGCGGGTCGCGCTCGGCGCGGGCGACGGCGGCCTCGCTGCGCGCCGCGTCGGTCCCGACCGTCACGACGGCGTCCAGGTCGGGATCGAGGGGGGCGTCGGGAGCGTCGAGGCGGTCGAGATGGCAGTGCGTGTCGATCACCCCGACAGGGTAGCCGAGGCCCGCGCCGGAGGGCGGCGTCCCGGCGGTAGACTGTCGCCGTGCGATTCGGACCGACCCCGCCCGCCGCGGCCCGCGCGGCCCTCGCGACCGCCGCCGCCCTCACGCTGGCGGCGTGCGCACCCGCCGTCGCGCCGGAGCCGCCGGTGACGTCGGCGGCGGGCGCCGCCGTCACCGCCCCGGCGCGCACCCCGGCCGAGGGACCGACCCTCTTCGAGGGGGCGGGCGACCCCGTCGCCCGTCGCGCCCCGGACGCGCTCACGCCCTCCCCGACCGCGGTGCGCCCGAGCGAGGCCGACCCGAGCGACCCGGACCTGCGCGCCGCTCCGGCGGTGCCGCCCGCCTGGACGCAGACCGGCGTCGCCTCCTGGTACGGCCCGAACTTCGTCGGGCGGCCCACCGCGAACGGCGAGACGTTCGACCCCACCCTGTTGACCGCCGCCCACCGCACCCTGCCGTTCGGCGCGCGGGTGCGGGTCACGAACCTCACGACCGAGCGGAGCGTCGTCGTCCGCATCAACGACCGCGGCCCGTTCGTGCAGGGGCGCGTCATCGACCTCTCGCGCGCCGCGGCGGACGCGATCGGCATGACGTCCAGCGGCACCGCCCGCGTCCGACTCGCGCCGGCCGGCCCCCCGTCCGGGCCCGCCCCCATCCGCATCGACGCGCGCCTCTCCGGTTACGACGTGGTGGTCCCCGGCGCCCGCCCGGGGTCGTTGTGGGTCGTGCGTACCCGCGACGGCGGCGAGGTGCTCGTCCGCGCCGTCGAACTCCCCGAACGCCCCGACGCCGAGGCGACGGGGCGCGAGGTGTGGGTCGCGCCGTCGCTCGCCGCGCGCGTCGGCAGCGACGCGGTGCTCGCGTCGGCGCGCGGCGAGTAACGGCGTCCGCGTCAGCCGGCGACCGGGGTGCGGCGGCAGGCGCCGGCGATCTCCGCGGCGAGCGCCGCGAGGTCGCCGCCCTCGGCCAGGGTCCGCACCAGGGCGCTGCCGACCACCACGCCGTCGGCGGCGTCGGCCACCGGCCGGGCGGTCGCCGCACCGCTCACGCCGAACCCCACCGCGACCGGCAGGTCGGACGC
Encoded proteins:
- a CDS encoding ATPase, T2SS/T4P/T4SS family; its protein translation is MASLSVADKRLGAVLLERGDVTDAALQEAMERSDASGERLADALVHLGVVSEERIAHAIEHALGVPRVALPRIDVEADAIASLPSDVAFRLGAIPFARRDHHLRVAFRDPLDMLAVEAVEDASGCVVERFQALGEEVDWALATHYPDLGLEPPEHVARDVGGRLGARAVEHGFTTQAQLDDAIQAQKRTGARLGRQLLDDGAIDEVQLAQLLAEQADLPFTADLRDADDDERLTRTLLRLDAVQFDAVPVREEDGVVTVALSDPHHRADVAAILPGEARFVVAPASAVRTRIDDLYADDTGRLGDTLLLAKKLRRDQLRRALETQADLDGVKPLGEILVDLGFVARADVDAALNQQRAGGGDLEDTLVESGKMEPEALAQSLAMQLGYTFVGDDVQVDPYAVSLVPEATARRYQAMPLHLDDDVLVVAMKDPRHVFALDDLRLVTGKEIRPAVATEDTLARLLNRFYRSDADMDELASALLEEVGSAQEEREAPDSAIDENALVKVVNNLIREAILNDFSDIHVEPRPESVKVRVRKDGTLREYMTMPKATAGALIARIKIMGGLNIAERRLPQDGRVRFRDRSTETDLRLSTLPTVYGEKAVMRLLKKATSIPEIEKLGFADDVFARFEDVIRKPYGMFLITGPTGSGKSFTSFSILKRIATPDVNVSTVEDPVEYEIPGINQTQVNVKAGLDFARALRSFLRQDPDIIMVGEIRDHETAKISMEAALTGHLLIATLHTNDAAGAITRLQEMGIEPFNVSASLIGVLAQRLVRKVCTKCSVAYTPDPDVVRRLGLDEAAVEGHALRRGVGCEACDGTGYDGRTAIHELLIVDDDVEAAIVREASAQELHDLAVEHGMHTLREDGIAKALRGVTTLEEVLARTAE
- a CDS encoding septal ring lytic transglycosylase RlpA family protein, whose amino-acid sequence is MRFGPTPPAAARAALATAAALTLAACAPAVAPEPPVTSAAGAAVTAPARTPAEGPTLFEGAGDPVARRAPDALTPSPTAVRPSEADPSDPDLRAAPAVPPAWTQTGVASWYGPNFVGRPTANGETFDPTLLTAAHRTLPFGARVRVTNLTTERSVVVRINDRGPFVQGRVIDLSRAAADAIGMTSSGTARVRLAPAGPPSGPAPIRIDARLSGYDVVVPGARPGSLWVVRTRDGGEVLVRAVELPERPDAEATGREVWVAPSLAARVGSDAVLASARGE
- a CDS encoding TatD family hydrolase; the protein is MIDTHCHLDRLDAPDAPLDPDLDAVVTVGTDAARSEAAVARAERDPRVFAAVGLHPNEASAMQDPAQRSGLEALLEHPRVVAIGETGFDDHWDDETLDAQRRAFDVHATWARATGKPLVLHVRDRQGGHDASDAAAAALRATPDVPGILHCFGGSDALLEVGLAAGWWVSFAGNLTYKSAHRLREVAARIPRERLLVETDAPFLAPVPHRGERNRPAWVRHTAQVLADVRGEPLATLEPALDANARAVYRLPDGPVRSTSGS
- a CDS encoding alpha/beta hydrolase, producing the protein MSGDWIDAPITIQTKDADLYVEQVGPQEAPVLYYLHGGPGYSAFSFRDLMGDELEGFRVVYADQRGGGRSYAGGPFRVDDLAGDVATTLDALRLPAATLLAHGFGAIPALRAARLHPERVARVVLINPWFSMPLLARTLQRRAATLAGAPDEALPDEATLAAQGELPPDALDPDALSERAYDLIAPKQLFDDLEFPLPTTRMRLEHVDAVAQFGPQRADAPEDVWHADVLADLADLTTAPVALFGRQDGTTVPDQAEAGLVRRPDATTGLVDAGHYPWIDDPDAFVPLLHEALGSSAAIVDS
- a CDS encoding YqeG family HAD IIIA-type phosphatase, yielding MTTTPDPTPSARRAPDLRLGGLVDLDADRLAGLDVAGVLLDVDETLVPAGVDVPDAAVAAWVHDARARGVRVAGVSNGAPDRVARVAAHVGIPATSLAGKPWPGAFRRAARRLGLPPHRVVMVGDQWFTDVLGAHLAGLRTVQLTPLSDGGLPHTRLLRRLERRLDRRPDRRPASAGDREGGPADGVAQRRG
- a CDS encoding DUF4258 domain-containing protein, giving the protein MDRRTPGPDTTPDATADARSDAPREPGAPRRPKRRVLTDLQPHVKEGRYRLGRHAVRHAASEGFTERDVVATILHGRELVRYLEDERLLVLGWIPASRDVKVPLHVVLEFATPRFVDVVTAFIPRDPHRAPSRARLAEVLRYDAHEPEVERTGPSGSR
- a CDS encoding type IV pilus twitching motility protein PilT codes for the protein MSDVATPHASVDMVDLLRQAMDEGASDLLITVGLSPMLKIDGAWTDTEHDVLSPVDTRRLMYGIMTEKQQKRFEETKDLDFSFSLSGEGRYRVNVFQQRGSVGGVLRTIHDEVTPFAELGLPPEIADVARLPRGLVLVTGPTGSGKSTTLATMIDLINEESAKHVVTVEDPIEFFHTHKRSVVNQREVGEDTADFHAALRSVLRQAPDVILVGEMRDHETVGAAVTAAETGHLVLGTLHTNTAAEAVDRIVDVFPEAQQGQVRIQLANNLQAILTQQLLPRPAGGRALAYELLIATPAVRNLVREAKGHQIASAIQTGGDLGMITMDACLADLHLRGEVDFETARARSVDAAEFERLVETGGTASDRDGAPRTAAPRGPQLGRGGR